A DNA window from Arachis duranensis cultivar V14167 chromosome 3, aradu.V14167.gnm2.J7QH, whole genome shotgun sequence contains the following coding sequences:
- the LOC107479486 gene encoding uncharacterized protein LOC107479486 — MIVNGASDKVLCRCFPSYLDGPALDWFCSLPAGSISRFRDISKPFEEHFAGSAIHLHDSDYPNTIKQGQHESLKDYMTRFTKIAIGIPDLHPEVELHAIKSGLRPGKFQETIAVAKPKTMAEFREKAKGQIDIEELRQARKIEKPHYKDDDKPRDNKKNFKPILRYETYTKFNTKRDDIIKEILNSKLIKPPRKAGNYPDSKGTDQSKYCSFHQKHGHNTDDCVIAKDLLERLARQGHLDKFISGQMHRRAPAPGDHSSATQHNRDRDRPNNHQPELPTRIINCISGGFAGGGATSSARKRSYRAILSINANQNQQQSPPTSPQITFQTADHNNTITNLDDPVVISLQLGDLLIKKVLLDPGSSADVLFYSTFQKMKLSDNIIRPSTGDLVGFSGERVPVMGSVWLQTTLDKFPLSKTSDIQFLVVDCFSPYNIILGRPFLNRFGAIVSTIHLCVKFPLQDNTIATIHSDAQEARECYNNSLKRPHRHTKAQVHNIGNTNNQHMLADLDPRAGTLERPTPTEDLDKIYFTESMD, encoded by the coding sequence ATGATAGTAAACGGTGCATCTGATAAAGTTTTGTGTCGTTGTTTCCCATCTTATTTAGACGGTCCTGCACTTGATTGGTTTTGTTCTTTGCCTGCAGGTTCCATTTCTCGATTCCGAGACATATCAAAACCTTTTGAGGAGCACTTTGCTGGATCCGCCATCCACCTCCACGACTCCGATTACCCGAACACAATCAAGCAGGGCCAGCACGAAAGCCTCAAGGACTACATGACGCGCTTCACAAAGATAGCCATAGGCATACCCGACCTCCACCCCGAGGTAGAACTACACGCCATAAAAAGTGGATTGAGACCAGGAAAGTTCCAGGAAACTATTGCTGTGGCCAAACCAAAAACTATGGCCGAATTCCGTGAAAAAGCTAAGGGACAGATTGACATCGAAGAACTCCGACAAGCTCGGAAAATAGAAAAGCCTCACTATAAAGACGACGACAAGCCACGGGACAACAAGAAGAATTTTAAACCAATCCTACGATATGAGACCTACAccaaattcaacaccaaacgCGATGACATCATCAAGGAGATCTTGAATTCGAAGTTAATCAAGCCACCACGAAAAGCTGGTAATTACCCAGATTCAAAAGGCACTGACCAATCAAAATACTGCTCTTTCCACCAGAAACACGGACACAATACCGACGACTGCGTCATTGCTAAAGACCTGCTGGAGCGATTAGCTCGGCAAGGTCATCTGGACAAATTCATCAGCGGCCAAATGCATCGGCGAGCACCCGCTCCGGGGGACCATAGCTCGGCTACACAACATAACCGGGACAGAGACCGGCCGAACAATCACCAACCCGAACTACCAACACGTATAATTAACTGTATTTCCGGAGGTTTTGCAGGTGGAGGAGCCACGAGTTCGGCAAGGAAAAGGTCTTACCGAGCTATCCTTTCCATCAACGCCAACCAAAATCAACAACAGTCGCCACCTACATCTCCACAGATAACATTCCAGACAGCCGATCATAATAACACCATAACAAATCTGGATGATCCAGTCGTTATCTCCCTACAGCTCGGAGATCTCCTCATTAAAAAAGTGTTGCTCGACCCAGGCAGCAGCGCCGACGTTCTCTTTTACTCGACCTTCCAAAAAATGAAACTGAGCGATAACATCATCCGACCTTCCACTGGTGACTTGGTAGGATTCTCAGGTGAGCGAGTCCCAGTTATGGGCTCTGTGTGGTTGCAAACCACACTCGATAAATTCCCTTTATCGAAAACTTCAGACATTCAATTCTTAGTTGTCGATTGCTTCAGTCCCTATAATATTATACTTGGCCGACCTTTCTTAAATAGGTTCGGCGCTATAGTATCTACAATTCATCTTTGCGTTAAGTTCCCTTTGCAGGACAACACAATAGCAACCATTCATAGTGATGCCCAAGAGGCCAGGGAGTGCTACAACAATAGCCTCAAAAGACCTCACCGTCACACTAAAGCCCAGGTCCACAATATCGGCAACACAAACAACCAACACATGCTGGCCGACCTTGATCCTCGAGCAGGAACACTGGAAAGGCCGACTCCAACAGAAGACCTAGATAAAATCTATTTCACAGAAAGCATGGATTAG